One Deinococcus sp. LM3 genomic region harbors:
- a CDS encoding S8 family serine peptidase yields the protein MNKHTLISLLALTLGLASATGLSPVPGSGRPDAFARAGDRLPLRSLGLDTVTGAQIQIPGVPPRTLKVTVNAAGRTELTVPDLPPGRVTVTLTRAGQRITRELDVLPPTTGHPAFRSLTNPGLSFEREQVLPDQVQVLLNPALTGAALNRRLETLRRYGTVTAETLRLPTTNARLAPPTGSPCGGTLAVIQLGSGQTLEEVLNALLADNSGDIWYPDPISSTKTPAALAQVRPGPFQSAPPQQAVPGVRGNLPAPQTGSFYYQPNRSPLRPGRVLGAARRDLGGAGSTIAVLDTGFSAALDLHGELPSSRVMTPLNALQPAGAGTFSGTGDFWEGHGTQVAILAAGGQSGVAPQATALPIKVCAPDLDGRAVCTTRSVLRGVCLALDSVPANRLVLNLSLGGSVPTNAIHAALNWAEQQGAVVVAAGGNQGLNGHPPEYPAAFARPGVGSQRQLNLLAVASVRPGGPAGWTYSGFSTRGNYLNVSAPGEALNIGHPYLYSGTSFAAPLVAGAAALVQGAGLNLTPATPQNALRTAVSAQAASALQAVSVKAFMLSPARVRSMPGIEPTPDLSKY from the coding sequence ATGAACAAGCACACGCTGATTTCCCTGCTGGCACTGACCCTGGGGCTGGCCAGTGCCACCGGCCTGTCCCCGGTGCCCGGTTCGGGCCGGCCGGACGCCTTCGCGCGCGCAGGCGACCGCCTGCCCCTCAGGTCGCTGGGCCTGGACACGGTGACCGGGGCGCAGATTCAGATTCCGGGCGTCCCGCCCAGGACGCTGAAGGTGACGGTGAACGCGGCGGGCAGGACGGAGCTGACGGTACCTGACCTGCCGCCGGGGCGGGTGACCGTGACCCTCACCCGCGCCGGGCAACGAATCACCCGTGAACTTGATGTCCTGCCGCCCACCACCGGCCACCCGGCCTTCCGGAGTCTCACCAATCCCGGCCTGAGCTTCGAGCGGGAACAGGTGCTGCCCGACCAGGTGCAGGTGCTGCTGAATCCGGCCCTGACCGGCGCGGCACTGAACCGCCGCCTTGAAACCCTGCGTCGGTACGGGACGGTCACGGCCGAGACGCTGCGTCTGCCCACCACGAACGCCCGGCTGGCCCCGCCGACCGGATCGCCGTGCGGCGGCACGCTGGCTGTCATTCAGCTCGGGAGCGGGCAGACGCTGGAAGAGGTTCTCAACGCGCTGCTGGCCGACAACAGCGGTGACATCTGGTATCCCGATCCGATCAGCAGCACCAAGACGCCCGCCGCCCTCGCGCAGGTCCGGCCGGGCCCCTTCCAGTCCGCGCCGCCTCAGCAGGCCGTTCCTGGCGTGCGGGGTAACCTCCCCGCACCGCAGACCGGCAGTTTCTACTACCAGCCCAACCGGTCACCGCTCAGGCCGGGACGGGTGCTGGGCGCGGCCCGCCGGGACCTGGGCGGGGCGGGCAGCACCATTGCCGTGCTGGACACCGGTTTTTCTGCAGCGCTCGACCTGCACGGCGAACTGCCGTCCAGCCGGGTCATGACGCCCCTGAACGCCCTGCAACCGGCCGGGGCAGGCACCTTCAGCGGCACCGGCGATTTCTGGGAGGGGCACGGCACGCAGGTCGCCATCCTGGCGGCCGGGGGCCAGAGCGGCGTGGCCCCGCAGGCCACGGCGTTACCCATCAAGGTCTGCGCGCCTGACCTGGACGGCCGGGCCGTCTGCACGACCCGCAGCGTTCTGCGAGGCGTCTGCCTGGCGCTGGACAGCGTGCCTGCCAACCGGCTGGTCCTGAACCTGAGCCTGGGCGGGTCCGTTCCCACGAACGCCATTCACGCCGCCCTGAACTGGGCCGAGCAGCAGGGTGCGGTGGTCGTCGCGGCCGGCGGGAACCAGGGCCTGAACGGCCACCCGCCCGAGTACCCGGCGGCCTTCGCGCGGCCGGGCGTGGGTTCACAGAGGCAGCTGAACCTGCTGGCCGTCGCGTCGGTCAGGCCCGGCGGTCCGGCAGGCTGGACGTACTCGGGTTTCAGTACCAGGGGCAACTACCTGAACGTCAGCGCGCCCGGTGAGGCGCTGAACATCGGTCACCCGTACCTGTACAGCGGCACCTCGTTCGCCGCCCCGCTGGTCGCCGGGGCCGCCGCGCTGGTGCAGGGCGCCGGACTGAACCTCACGCCCGCCACGCCGCAGAACGCCCTGAGAACGGCGGTCTCTGCACAGGCCGCCAGCGCCTTGCAGGCGGTGAGCGTCAAGGCGTTCATGCTGAGTCCCGCACGCGTCCGGTCCATGCCGGGCATCGAGCCCACCCCGGACCTCTCGAAGTACTGA
- a CDS encoding tetratricopeptide repeat protein yields the protein MTAPPELLTLGSLRAAQVPFRREKPLLLLAYLSLRGPQERRAVARLFWPDATDPMNSLSVALGQLRRASGTLVLVHTTDTQVSTTLTCDVPALLRACAATDLSGAQTLYQGAFAAGLPDADLSDELAGWVTVTREHCASTYRDLLLSQARQAAETDALRAGEWAAQAYAVAGAAPPAPPLFRELHALLRAAGHPDAPLLERDAASLNVTLSAPAPPLPGRQAELQQLTLLPAGETLWVRGPAGIGKSALLRAVPAGTLLRARTGQPYATLLGLPDLPHPPPADGPGWARHLGARPGPLLIDDWETCDPESRRALLGLSATRSGPPLILASREGPPTLLPQLILRPLPAGSPEERAETGGLPALRPAGRGGLSLADAYAALLAPHAPRARQLLACLGVQDDPDLRATQAALEFSGDDMAATLERLRQVYLLDGTRPTAPAALRAWLDTQPSLETEVLTLLAAQLPPADALDHYLRAHALTGSSDFPGFQAALAGRARALLAADRHVEAYELLRPHARSPGTRLLLARALDAMGHHREALGILGDLPDTPLVQVYRGRAVWRLGDREQATLLANAGLNGDMEARAQAFNLLSSLALAAQEYAQAHDGAQRSAGLFLLLGDDLMRLKMTCVQAVAAQHLGLDVRALVREMLEAPLDHLPPQMLLNIGWVLEEQGQLEEALGYARQAAASAERTHDLSVAATAWNNVGVLNHKQGHPEPAAAAYRQAIGIARQSGEVRVLAMALGNLAELQESLPLIDEALNILEGAGHDDLAAYFRQQQAAFRGRSGET from the coding sequence ATGACGGCCCCGCCCGAACTGCTGACCCTCGGTTCCCTGCGGGCAGCGCAGGTGCCGTTCCGGCGGGAGAAACCACTGCTGCTGCTGGCGTACCTGAGTCTGCGCGGCCCGCAGGAGCGCCGGGCGGTCGCGCGCCTGTTCTGGCCGGACGCGACCGATCCCATGAACAGCCTGTCCGTGGCGCTGGGGCAACTGCGCCGCGCGTCCGGCACGCTGGTGCTGGTCCACACGACCGACACGCAGGTGAGTACCACCCTGACCTGCGACGTGCCCGCCCTGCTGCGCGCCTGCGCCGCCACTGACCTGAGCGGCGCGCAGACCCTGTACCAGGGGGCTTTCGCGGCGGGCCTGCCGGACGCGGACCTGTCCGATGAGCTGGCCGGGTGGGTCACCGTGACCCGCGAACACTGCGCGTCCACGTACCGCGACCTGCTGCTCAGTCAGGCCCGTCAGGCGGCGGAGACTGATGCCCTGCGGGCCGGGGAGTGGGCCGCCCAGGCCTACGCCGTGGCCGGGGCCGCCCCGCCCGCCCCGCCGCTGTTCCGGGAACTGCACGCCCTGCTGCGCGCCGCCGGACACCCGGACGCCCCACTGCTGGAACGCGACGCGGCCAGCCTGAACGTCACGCTCAGCGCGCCGGCTCCGCCGCTGCCGGGCCGGCAGGCCGAACTTCAGCAGTTGACGCTGCTCCCGGCGGGCGAGACGCTGTGGGTGCGCGGACCAGCCGGGATCGGCAAGAGCGCCCTGTTGCGCGCCGTTCCGGCCGGAACGCTGCTGCGCGCCCGGACGGGGCAGCCGTACGCCACGCTGCTGGGCCTGCCGGACCTGCCTCACCCCCCGCCGGCGGACGGGCCGGGCTGGGCGCGGCACCTCGGCGCGCGGCCCGGCCCGCTGCTGATCGACGACTGGGAGACCTGCGACCCGGAGTCCCGCCGCGCCCTGCTGGGCCTGAGCGCCACCCGTTCGGGACCGCCGCTGATTCTGGCCAGCCGCGAAGGGCCACCCACGCTGCTACCCCAGCTGATCCTGCGGCCACTGCCGGCCGGTAGCCCGGAGGAGCGCGCGGAAACCGGTGGCCTTCCGGCGTTGCGGCCCGCCGGGCGCGGCGGCCTGTCCCTGGCGGACGCCTACGCTGCCCTGCTGGCCCCGCACGCACCCCGCGCGCGGCAGCTGCTGGCGTGCCTGGGCGTGCAGGACGACCCGGACCTGCGCGCCACGCAGGCGGCGCTGGAATTCAGCGGTGACGATATGGCCGCCACGCTGGAGCGCCTGCGTCAGGTGTACCTGCTGGACGGCACCCGCCCGACTGCGCCCGCCGCCTTGCGCGCGTGGCTGGATACGCAACCCAGCCTGGAAACCGAGGTCCTGACCCTGCTGGCGGCGCAACTGCCGCCCGCCGACGCCCTGGATCACTACCTGCGCGCGCACGCCCTGACCGGCTCCAGCGACTTTCCCGGTTTTCAGGCGGCGCTGGCCGGACGCGCCCGCGCGCTGCTGGCCGCGGACCGGCACGTGGAGGCGTACGAGCTGCTGCGCCCCCACGCCCGGTCGCCCGGCACCCGCCTGCTGCTGGCGCGCGCCCTGGACGCCATGGGTCACCACCGCGAGGCGCTGGGCATCCTGGGTGACCTGCCGGACACGCCGCTGGTGCAGGTGTACCGTGGGCGCGCCGTGTGGCGGCTGGGCGACCGGGAGCAGGCGACCCTGCTGGCGAACGCCGGCCTGAACGGCGACATGGAGGCGCGCGCGCAGGCGTTTAACCTGCTGTCCTCTCTGGCGCTGGCCGCACAGGAGTACGCGCAGGCGCATGACGGAGCGCAGCGGTCCGCCGGACTCTTCCTGCTACTAGGCGACGACCTGATGCGCCTGAAAATGACCTGCGTTCAGGCAGTGGCCGCGCAGCACCTCGGTCTGGACGTCAGGGCCCTGGTGCGCGAGATGCTGGAGGCGCCGCTGGATCACCTGCCGCCCCAGATGCTGCTGAATATCGGGTGGGTGCTCGAAGAACAGGGGCAGCTGGAGGAGGCCCTCGGGTACGCCCGGCAGGCCGCTGCGAGCGCCGAACGCACCCACGACCTCTCGGTGGCGGCCACCGCGTGGAACAACGTGGGGGTCCTGAACCACAAGCAGGGGCACCCGGAACCCGCCGCGGCCGCGTACCGGCAGGCCATCGGTATCGCCCGGCAGAGCGGGGAGGTCCGCGTACTGGCCATGGCACTGGGCAACCTGGCCGAGCTGCAAGAAAGCCTGCCCCTGATCGACGAGGCCCTGAATATTCTGGAAGGAGCCGGGCACGACGATCTGGCCGCCTACTTCCGTCAGCAGCAGGCGGCATTCAGGGGTCGTTCAGGGGAGACCTGA
- a CDS encoding NAD(P)/FAD-dependent oxidoreductase: MRRQPGHVAVIGAGFAGLAAALRLARAGARVTVLDALDGPGGKAALGFPEFSSGPTVVTMPQVFRALHARLDLPTPTLTAARPTTTYHGAGGRIFAPEALHVAGSLDSTLAQLLPAEGRRYAALLASSRRMYLDAQDTFLFAPPPGPARLARYALTRGRRAAPLVPLHRFVRSGSFMTPFWLRFATYLGADPYRAPAVLHNIAWVELGYGVWHLRGGLLDLARTLHAQAAALGVRFEFGTRVTSLSTHGGQVLGAHTSQGAFAADAWVSAADRALTLSWLGESEKPTPRGVSGFALQLRLSEDRGQAHHIYWPVEYAREWRDIRAGRLPRDPTLYLHLDGTRAFLLVNAPPDPAVAGDPREYGAWLLARLQDRLRTSEGGPLPVQEWQALSPAEYARTARAGALYGRAPHGLSGSLRPGWTLPHARNLAQVGGTVHPGGGVPLSILSGWNGAGQLLGLPFDDLDGRQVPGMTGATADTWDGLLPPDRLD, encoded by the coding sequence GTGAGGCGGCAGCCGGGGCATGTCGCGGTCATCGGGGCGGGCTTCGCGGGGCTGGCGGCGGCGCTGCGGCTGGCGCGGGCGGGCGCGCGGGTGACGGTGCTGGACGCGCTGGACGGGCCGGGCGGCAAGGCGGCGCTGGGCTTCCCGGAGTTCTCGAGCGGCCCGACGGTCGTGACCATGCCGCAGGTGTTCCGGGCGCTGCACGCGCGGCTGGACCTGCCGACGCCCACGCTGACGGCCGCGCGGCCCACGACCACCTATCACGGCGCGGGCGGCCGGATCTTCGCGCCCGAGGCGCTGCACGTGGCGGGCAGTCTGGACTCCACGCTGGCGCAACTGTTGCCCGCCGAGGGACGGCGCTACGCGGCGCTGCTGGCCTCGTCGCGGCGCATGTACCTGGACGCGCAGGACACGTTCCTGTTCGCGCCGCCGCCCGGCCCGGCCCGGCTGGCCCGGTACGCCCTGACGCGGGGCCGGCGGGCCGCGCCGCTCGTGCCGCTGCACCGCTTCGTGCGCTCGGGGTCGTTCATGACGCCGTTCTGGCTGCGCTTCGCCACGTACCTGGGCGCCGACCCGTACCGGGCGCCGGCCGTGCTGCACAACATCGCGTGGGTGGAACTCGGGTACGGCGTGTGGCACCTGCGCGGCGGCCTGCTGGACCTCGCGCGCACCCTGCACGCGCAGGCGGCGGCGCTCGGCGTGCGCTTCGAGTTCGGCACGCGCGTCACCAGCCTCAGCACGCACGGCGGGCAGGTGCTGGGCGCGCACACCAGTCAGGGGGCCTTCGCAGCGGACGCCTGGGTCAGCGCCGCCGACCGCGCCCTCACGCTCTCCTGGCTGGGTGAGAGCGAGAAACCCACGCCGCGCGGCGTGAGCGGCTTCGCGCTGCAACTGCGCCTCTCGGAGGACCGGGGGCAGGCGCACCACATCTACTGGCCGGTCGAGTACGCCCGCGAGTGGCGGGACATCCGCGCCGGACGGCTCCCGCGCGACCCGACGCTGTACCTGCACCTGGACGGCACGCGCGCCTTCCTGCTCGTGAACGCCCCGCCGGACCCCGCCGTGGCGGGCGACCCGCGCGAGTACGGCGCGTGGCTGCTGGCACGCCTTCAGGACCGCCTGCGGACCAGTGAAGGTGGGCCGCTGCCCGTGCAGGAATGGCAGGCGCTGTCGCCCGCCGAGTACGCCCGCACCGCCCGCGCCGGCGCACTGTACGGCCGCGCCCCACACGGCCTGAGCGGCAGCCTCCGCCCCGGCTGGACGCTCCCGCACGCCCGGAACCTCGCGCAGGTGGGCGGCACCGTCCACCCCGGCGGCGGCGTGCCCCTGAGCATCCTCAGCGGCTGGAACGGCGCCGGGCAACTGCTGGGCCTCCCCTTCGACGACCTGGACGGACGGCAGGTGCCGGGCATGACGGGGGCCACCGCCGACACCTGGGATGGCCTCCTGCCTCCTGATCGCCTGGATTGA
- a CDS encoding glycosyltransferase family 2 protein: MRIHWTAAWGRVQRPVQALLLGWLATKAAVLAVNAVTFPRLRPAPTPRGGPRVSILIPARDEADNLPRTLPGVLAQGAFEVLVLDDGSRDGTADVARRLGARVLTGEPRPDGWNGKPWACQQLLRAARGEVLIFTDADVDWHAGALGGLLSELTRSGADLLSIQPRQANAGLGARLLTPLVDAAVLSYFPFPLTRLRHPMTSIANGQVMAFRRAALRSVGGYAPVRAEVLEDTRLAQHLGAQGFLVATALGRACIGVRMYRTYPESVAGFSKNVLPLHFHSRPLLLLAAAGHLGAYTLPWLLRPWLRGPGWTALRVAGLLERTLISVVAGRRAPADLAEGLLGPLTPLLALPVYRRALRRTVTWKGREYRQ, translated from the coding sequence ATGAGGATTCATTGGACTGCCGCTTGGGGGCGGGTGCAGCGGCCCGTGCAGGCGCTGCTGCTGGGCTGGCTGGCGACCAAGGCGGCGGTGCTGGCCGTGAACGCCGTGACCTTCCCCCGCCTGCGGCCCGCGCCCACCCCGCGTGGGGGGCCGCGCGTCTCCATCCTGATTCCAGCGCGGGACGAGGCGGACAACCTGCCCCGCACCCTGCCCGGCGTGCTCGCCCAGGGCGCGTTCGAGGTGCTGGTGCTGGACGACGGCAGCCGCGACGGGACCGCCGACGTGGCCCGCCGCCTGGGCGCGCGGGTCCTGACGGGCGAGCCCAGACCGGACGGCTGGAACGGGAAACCCTGGGCCTGCCAGCAACTGCTGCGCGCGGCGCGCGGCGAGGTGCTGATCTTCACGGACGCGGACGTGGACTGGCACGCGGGTGCGCTGGGCGGCCTGCTGAGCGAACTGACCCGTTCCGGCGCGGACCTGCTGAGCATCCAGCCCCGGCAGGCGAACGCGGGCCTGGGCGCCCGCCTGCTGACGCCCCTGGTGGACGCGGCGGTACTGTCGTACTTTCCGTTTCCGCTGACGCGCCTGCGCCACCCCATGACTTCCATCGCCAACGGGCAGGTCATGGCGTTCCGCCGCGCCGCGCTGCGCTCCGTGGGCGGGTACGCGCCCGTCCGGGCCGAGGTGCTGGAAGACACCCGCCTCGCGCAGCACCTGGGCGCACAGGGCTTCCTGGTGGCCACGGCGCTGGGACGCGCGTGCATCGGCGTGCGCATGTACCGCACGTACCCGGAGTCGGTGGCGGGTTTCAGCAAGAACGTCCTGCCGCTGCACTTTCACTCACGGCCGCTGCTGCTGCTGGCCGCCGCCGGGCACCTGGGCGCGTACACCCTGCCGTGGCTGCTGCGCCCCTGGCTGCGCGGCCCCGGCTGGACGGCCCTGCGCGTGGCCGGGCTGCTGGAACGCACCCTGATCAGCGTGGTCGCCGGTCGCCGCGCCCCCGCCGACCTGGCCGAGGGCCTGCTGGGACCCCTCACGCCGCTGCTGGCCCTGCCCGTGTACCGCCGCGCCCTGCGCCGCACCGTCACCTGGAAGGGCCGCGAGTACCGGCAATGA
- a CDS encoding 1-acyl-sn-glycerol-3-phosphate acyltransferase, with the protein MPGKPRSGQAGGDRHTWATWLLSRSVSRSVRAGLGGVWVRGPVPAGGAVLAPNHHSWWDGYVLREAALWAGNEFAVLMGARQLSRFPFLRRVGAVRVDEVRAGVRRARVGWLVVFPEGAVQPAGPLRAMQPGAAWIAGAAGVPLVPVALRVVMRGAQAPEAFVRFGWPVAGPDLEGALQRELAALNAELLDSDPEAPPAGYLRAVPGRASRSERVDLPSRLLTWITGDRG; encoded by the coding sequence GTGCCCGGTAAGCCCAGGTCCGGGCAGGCTGGGGGGGACCGTCACACCTGGGCGACGTGGCTGCTGTCGCGCAGCGTGAGCCGCAGCGTGCGCGCTGGCCTGGGCGGCGTGTGGGTGCGCGGGCCGGTCCCGGCGGGCGGGGCGGTCCTGGCGCCGAACCATCACAGCTGGTGGGACGGGTACGTGCTGCGCGAGGCGGCCCTGTGGGCGGGTAATGAGTTCGCGGTGCTGATGGGCGCGCGGCAGCTGTCGCGCTTTCCGTTCCTGCGGCGCGTGGGCGCGGTGCGCGTAGACGAGGTCCGGGCGGGCGTGCGGCGGGCGCGGGTGGGGTGGCTGGTGGTATTCCCGGAGGGCGCGGTGCAACCGGCCGGGCCGCTGCGGGCCATGCAGCCGGGCGCGGCGTGGATCGCGGGCGCGGCGGGCGTGCCGCTGGTGCCGGTGGCGCTGCGGGTCGTGATGCGCGGCGCGCAGGCGCCCGAGGCCTTCGTGCGCTTCGGGTGGCCGGTGGCGGGACCAGACCTGGAGGGCGCCCTGCAACGCGAACTGGCCGCGCTGAACGCCGAGCTGCTGGACAGCGACCCGGAAGCGCCGCCCGCCGGGTACCTGCGGGCCGTGCCGGGCCGCGCGAGCCGTTCGGAGCGGGTGGATCTGCCCTCCAGGCTGCTGACCTGGATCACCGGGGACAGAGGATGA
- a CDS encoding carotenoid biosynthesis protein, with protein MTRLSLSPALLRFGLAFAALGVAFLGALLIMGGNPVGWALIALGLPLSGVLALAGDALGPAFPEVLGERLAGLLAATRPWMALVALYVALKIPVPLWPEGFPVLGLASTAALCAAALAFVWERVGWLRAALMLVVSFGVGLGVELLGSRTGIPFGEYSYAGAPAPTLLTVPLIVPLGWFALTLTATSLSRGRPWLAGALMMLWDVGLEPLMTAQGYWTWTDPLPLWAGAPVQNFLGWWAVGWGLSWVFTGLAPGLFGRAGVGWALPGWLERVDGNVQASRVPSLSLLPGARRAGEGLDFRVVYATEAFFLPGGLVLVGRYAEAAVTLAAMGLGLGLARALRPGRRAVARAR; from the coding sequence TTGACGCGCCTTTCCCTCTCCCCTGCCCTGCTCAGGTTCGGGCTGGCGTTCGCGGCGCTGGGCGTGGCGTTCCTGGGGGCGCTGCTGATCATGGGCGGGAATCCCGTGGGCTGGGCGTTGATTGCGCTGGGGTTGCCGCTGTCGGGCGTGCTGGCGCTGGCGGGGGACGCGCTGGGTCCGGCGTTCCCGGAGGTGCTGGGCGAGCGGCTGGCCGGGCTGCTGGCGGCGACGCGGCCGTGGATGGCGCTGGTGGCGCTGTACGTGGCGCTGAAGATTCCGGTGCCGCTCTGGCCGGAGGGGTTCCCGGTGCTGGGGCTGGCGAGTACGGCGGCGTTGTGCGCGGCGGCGCTGGCGTTCGTGTGGGAGCGGGTGGGGTGGCTGCGGGCGGCGCTGATGCTGGTCGTGTCGTTCGGGGTGGGGCTGGGCGTGGAGTTGCTGGGGAGCCGGACGGGCATTCCGTTCGGGGAGTACTCGTACGCGGGGGCGCCCGCGCCGACGCTGCTGACCGTGCCGTTGATCGTGCCGCTGGGGTGGTTCGCGTTGACCCTGACGGCCACGAGCCTGTCGCGCGGGCGGCCGTGGCTGGCGGGCGCGCTGATGATGCTGTGGGACGTGGGCCTGGAACCCCTGATGACCGCGCAGGGGTACTGGACGTGGACGGACCCGCTGCCGCTGTGGGCGGGCGCGCCGGTGCAGAACTTCCTGGGGTGGTGGGCGGTCGGGTGGGGCCTGTCGTGGGTGTTCACGGGGCTGGCGCCGGGGCTGTTCGGGCGGGCCGGGGTGGGCTGGGCGCTGCCCGGCTGGCTGGAGCGGGTGGACGGGAATGTGCAGGCGAGCCGTGTGCCGTCCCTGAGTCTGCTGCCCGGTGCGCGCCGGGCCGGTGAGGGCCTGGATTTCCGGGTGGTGTACGCGACCGAGGCGTTCTTCCTGCCGGGCGGGCTGGTGCTGGTGGGCCGTTACGCCGAGGCGGCGGTGACGCTGGCAGCCATGGGGCTGGGTTTGGGGCTGGCGCGGGCGCTGCGTCCGGGTCGGCGTGCGGTGGCCCGTGCCCGGTAA
- a CDS encoding NAD(P)/FAD-dependent oxidoreductase — translation MPDFDVIVMGAGHNALVTAAYAAKAGLKVGVFERRHIVGGAVSTEELVPGYRFDYGGSAHILIRMTPVVRELELTRHGLHYLDVDPMFHASDGETPWFIHRDAGRTARELDALFPGQGEAYTKFLDDWTPFARSVADLFNSAPGPLDMGKMVVSSGKGKDWMEQLPRILRPYGDVAKEYFTDERVRAPLVWMAAQSGPPPSDPLSAPFLLWHPLYHEGGVARPKGGSGGLTQALKRAIEADGGQVFVNAPVKDILVKDGKAQGIRLENGETYTARAVVSGAHILTTAGALPDEHVPAAARQVRVGNGFGMVLRLALSEKVKYRHHKEPDSRVGLGLLIKNEQQLMKGYGEYLAGEPTKDPPLIAMSFSAVDDSLAPPGGEALWLWAQYYPYELSSGSWETRTAEARENILNAFEHYAPGTRDTIVGELVQTPQWLETNLGLHRGNVMHLEMSFDQMFSFRPWMKASQYRWPGVQGLYLTGASTHPGGGIMGASGRNAAQVLVKDLTRRRWR, via the coding sequence ATGCCGGATTTCGACGTGATCGTGATGGGGGCGGGCCACAACGCGCTGGTGACCGCCGCGTACGCCGCGAAGGCGGGCCTGAAGGTGGGCGTGTTCGAGCGGCGGCACATCGTGGGGGGCGCCGTCAGTACCGAGGAACTGGTGCCGGGGTACCGCTTCGATTACGGCGGCAGCGCGCACATCCTGATCCGCATGACGCCCGTGGTGCGGGAACTGGAACTGACGCGGCACGGCCTGCACTACCTGGACGTGGACCCGATGTTCCACGCGTCGGACGGCGAGACGCCGTGGTTCATCCACCGCGACGCCGGGCGCACGGCGCGGGAGCTCGACGCCCTGTTCCCCGGTCAGGGCGAGGCGTACACGAAATTCCTGGACGACTGGACGCCGTTTGCGCGCTCCGTGGCGGACCTGTTCAACTCGGCGCCGGGGCCGCTGGACATGGGCAAGATGGTGGTCAGCAGCGGCAAGGGCAAGGACTGGATGGAGCAACTGCCCCGGATTCTGCGCCCGTACGGGGACGTGGCGAAGGAGTACTTCACGGACGAGCGGGTGCGCGCCCCGCTGGTGTGGATGGCCGCGCAGAGCGGACCGCCGCCCAGCGACCCGCTGAGTGCGCCGTTCCTGCTGTGGCACCCGCTGTACCACGAGGGCGGCGTCGCACGGCCCAAGGGCGGCAGCGGCGGTCTGACGCAGGCCCTGAAACGCGCCATCGAGGCGGACGGCGGGCAGGTGTTCGTGAACGCGCCCGTCAAGGACATCCTCGTCAAGGATGGGAAGGCGCAGGGCATCCGGCTGGAGAACGGCGAGACGTACACCGCCCGCGCCGTCGTGTCCGGCGCGCACATCCTGACCACCGCCGGCGCCCTGCCGGACGAGCATGTACCCGCCGCCGCCCGGCAGGTCCGCGTGGGCAACGGCTTCGGCATGGTCCTGCGCCTCGCCCTGAGCGAGAAAGTCAAGTACCGCCACCACAAGGAACCCGACAGCCGCGTCGGCCTGGGCCTGCTGATCAAGAACGAACAGCAACTCATGAAAGGCTACGGCGAGTACCTCGCAGGCGAACCCACCAAGGACCCGCCCCTGATCGCCATGAGCTTCAGCGCCGTGGACGACTCGCTCGCCCCGCCCGGCGGCGAGGCCCTGTGGCTCTGGGCGCAGTACTACCCCTACGAACTCAGCAGCGGCTCCTGGGAAACCCGCACCGCCGAAGCCCGCGAGAACATCCTGAACGCCTTCGAACACTACGCGCCCGGCACCCGCGACACCATCGTCGGCGAACTCGTGCAGACGCCACAGTGGTTAGAAACGAACCTCGGCCTGCACCGCGGCAACGTCATGCACCTCGAAATGAGCTTCGACCAGATGTTCTCCTTCCGCCCCTGGATGAAAGCCAGCCAGTACCGCTGGCCCGGCGTGCAGGGCCTCTACCTGACCGGCGCCAGCACCCACCCCGGCGGCGGCATCATGGGCGCCTCCGGCCGCAACGCCGCGCAGGTCCTCGTAAAAGACCTGACGAGACGCCGGTGGCGGTGA
- a CDS encoding GNAT family N-acetyltransferase — MTPFRIRRLGPGDEAALERLAHDETDFTDEPPSPPLTPDAARAYLSDPGVWHWHAEDDSGHPVGFLMAYRHRRRSGDPLDVMFEEIGVRQSWRGRGVGRALVAALHAHMREQGICNVWVAADSEEAQAFYRACGYDTDELQGVILSRTLDH; from the coding sequence ATGACTCCCTTCCGCATCCGCCGCCTGGGACCCGGCGACGAGGCCGCCCTGGAACGCCTCGCGCACGACGAGACGGACTTCACGGACGAACCGCCCAGCCCGCCCCTCACCCCGGACGCCGCCCGCGCGTACCTGAGCGACCCCGGCGTGTGGCACTGGCACGCCGAGGACGACAGCGGCCACCCGGTGGGGTTCCTGATGGCGTACCGGCACCGCCGCCGCAGCGGCGACCCGCTGGACGTGATGTTCGAGGAGATCGGCGTCCGCCAGTCCTGGCGGGGGCGTGGCGTGGGCCGCGCCCTGGTCGCAGCCCTGCACGCCCACATGCGCGAACAGGGCATTTGCAACGTGTGGGTGGCGGCCGACAGCGAGGAGGCGCAGGCCTTCTACCGCGCCTGCGGGTACGACACCGACGAGTTGCAGGGCGTGATCCTCAGCCGGACACTCGATCACTGA